From a single Peromyscus maniculatus bairdii isolate BWxNUB_F1_BW_parent chromosome 4, HU_Pman_BW_mat_3.1, whole genome shotgun sequence genomic region:
- the Ckmt1a gene encoding creatine kinase U-type, mitochondrial, producing the protein MAGPFSRLLSARPGLRLLALAGAGSLAAGILLRPESVRAASERRRLYPPSAEYPDLRKHNNCMASHLTPAVYARLCDKTTPTGWTLDQCIQTGVDNPGHPFIKTVGMVAGDEETYEIFAELFDPVIQERHNGYDPRTMKHTTDLDASKIRSGYFDERYVLSSRVRTGRSIRGLSLPPACTRAERREVERVVVDALSGLKGDLAGRYYRLSEMTEAEQQQLIDDHFLFDKPVSPLLTAAGMARDWPDARGIWHNNEKSFLIWVNEEDHTRVISMEKGGNMKRVFERFCRGLKEVEKLIQERGWEFMWNERLGYILTCPSNLGTGLRAGVHIKLPLLSKDSRFPKILENLRLQKRGTGGVDTAATGSVFDISNLDRLGKSEVELVQLVIDGVNYLIDCERRLERGQDIRIPAPLVHGKH; encoded by the exons ATGGCTGGTCCCTTCTCCCGTCTGTTGTCTGCCCGCCCGGGACTCAGGCTCCTGGCTTTGGCTGGAGCTGGGTCTCTCGCCGCTGGGATTCTGCTCCGTCCGGAATCTGTACGAGCTGCCAGTGAACGAAGGAGACTATATCCCCCGAG tgctgagtaCCCAGACCTCCGAAAGCACAACAACTGCATGGCCAGTCACCTGACCCCAGCAGTCTATGCACGGCTCTGCGACAAGACCACACCCACCGGTTGGACACTAGATCAGTGCATCCAGACCGGCGTGGACAACCCCGGCCACCCCTTCATCAAGACTgtgggcatggtggctggagaTGAGGAGACCTATGAG ATATTTGCCGAACTGTTTGACCCTGTGATCCAAGAGCGACATAACGGATATGACCCCCGAACAATGAAGCACACCACTGACCTTGATGCCAGTAAA ATCCGTTCGGGCTACTTTGACGAGAGGTATGTATTGTCCTCGAGAGTCAGAACTGGCCGAAGCATCAGGGGACTCAGCCTGCCTCCAGCCTGCACTCGGGCAGAGCGGCGAGAGGTAGAGCGTGTGGTGGTGGACGCACTGAGCGGCCTGAAGGGCGACCTGGCCGGACGGTACTACAGGCTCAGTGAGATGACAGAGGCTGAGCAGCAGCAACTGATTGAT GACCATTTTCTGTTCGATAAGCCTGTGTCTCCACTGCTGACCGCAGCAGGGATGGCTCGAGACTGGCCCGATGCTCGAGGAATCTG GCACAACAATGAGAAGAGTTTCTTGATCTGGGTGAACGAGGAGGACCACACACGGGTCATCTCTATGGAGAAAGGCGGCAACATGAAGAGAGTGTTTGAAAGATTCTGCCGGGGCCTCAAAGAG GTGGAGAAGCTGATCCAGGAACGAGGCTGGGAGTTCATGTGGAATGAACGTTTGGGATACATCTTGACCTGTCCATCTAACCTGGGCACTGGACTTCGGGCAGGAGTGCACATCAAGCTGCCCCTGCTAAGCAAA GATAGTCGTTTCCCAAAGATCCTGGAGAACCTGAGACTCCAAAAGCGTGGGACCGGAGGAGTGGACACCGCTGCCACGGGCAGCGTCTTTGACATCTCTAATTTGGATCGACTTGGCAAGTCGGAG GTGGAGCTGGTACAGCTGGTCATCGATGGAGTAAACTATTTGATTGACTGTGAACGGCGTCTGGAGAGAGGACAGGATATCCGAATCCCTGCACCTCTCGTCCACGGCAAACATTAA